One genomic region from Rhodococcus sp. SBT000017 encodes:
- a CDS encoding alanine racemase: MSSIAGVATTDTTPLSRIAAATEGLESPLAAVDSAALDANTAALRARADGVPIRIASKSVRCRAVLDRVLAADGVSGVMAYSLREAIWLARHGAEDILMGYPTVDRTALAQVVNDRVLSGRITLMVDDVAQLDIVRDATDSDLLKPRVCIDVDASLRIGPVHIGVRRSPLREPEQVAAFARAAQARGFRVVGLMFYEAQIAGVPDSNLAVEWMKSLSSREISTRRTAVVEAVTAAVGRIEIVNSGGTGSIDFSAADPVVTEVTAGSGLFAPTLFDRYRAFSAEPSLFFALPAVRKPTPQIATLFGGGYIASGPASASRSPRPVAWSRQARGVVASGLRLLRNEGAGEVQTPVSGAEEIRIGDRVWFRHAKAGELCERFDTLHLVHADGSVEAVPTYRGEGMAFG, encoded by the coding sequence ATGAGTTCGATCGCCGGTGTCGCAACCACCGACACGACACCACTGTCCCGTATCGCCGCTGCCACCGAGGGTCTCGAATCGCCTTTGGCTGCAGTCGATTCCGCTGCCCTCGATGCCAATACCGCGGCGCTGCGAGCACGGGCGGACGGGGTGCCGATCAGGATCGCGAGCAAGTCGGTTCGGTGCCGGGCGGTACTGGATCGGGTACTCGCGGCCGACGGCGTGAGCGGGGTCATGGCCTACTCCCTGCGTGAGGCGATCTGGTTGGCGCGCCACGGCGCGGAGGACATCCTGATGGGGTACCCGACGGTCGATCGCACCGCCCTCGCCCAGGTCGTCAACGATCGCGTTCTGTCCGGACGAATCACGCTGATGGTCGATGACGTCGCACAACTCGACATCGTGCGCGACGCCACCGACAGTGATCTTCTCAAGCCGCGTGTCTGTATCGACGTCGATGCCTCGCTACGGATCGGGCCGGTGCACATCGGTGTCAGACGTTCGCCGTTGCGCGAACCCGAGCAGGTCGCCGCCTTCGCGCGGGCGGCGCAGGCGCGTGGGTTCCGGGTGGTCGGTCTGATGTTCTACGAGGCACAGATCGCCGGTGTGCCCGATTCCAATCTTGCGGTGGAATGGATGAAGTCGCTGTCGTCGCGTGAGATCTCTACGCGCAGAACGGCGGTGGTCGAGGCCGTGACCGCGGCAGTGGGTCGGATCGAGATCGTCAACAGTGGCGGTACCGGGTCGATCGACTTCTCGGCGGCCGATCCGGTCGTCACCGAGGTGACCGCGGGATCGGGCTTGTTCGCGCCGACGCTGTTCGATCGGTATCGCGCATTCTCGGCCGAGCCTTCGCTGTTCTTCGCGCTGCCCGCGGTGCGCAAGCCGACGCCGCAGATCGCCACGCTGTTCGGTGGTGGCTACATCGCGTCGGGTCCGGCGTCGGCATCGAGGTCCCCGCGGCCGGTCGCGTGGTCGAGACAGGCCAGGGGAGTGGTGGCGTCCGGTCTGCGGTTGCTGCGCAACGAGGGTGCCGGCGAGGTGCAGACTCCGGTGAGCGGAGCCGAGGAGATCCGGATCGGTGATCGCGTCTGGTTCCGGCATGCCAAGGCGGGCGAGCTGTGCGAGCGATTCGACACCCTGCATCTGGTGCACGCCGACGGTTCCGTCGAGGCAGTCCCCACTTACCGTGGTGAGGGCATGGCGTTCGGCTGA
- a CDS encoding TetR/AcrR family transcriptional regulator produces MQSRLPADVRRAQLVQSAIDVAERVGIESLTVRALSEHAEVTKGIVQYHFETKQDLVIAMGEHLIVDVTEILHAALDSAVGTRELPGVRGLRELVHGGLSAVWLLIEKSPDRQLLAYEIKTYLLRHRALGSATAAEIASGQYRIRDSEARLFFEKCSAHTGTRWLEPVASIARFGMATLDGLVLRWLVDGDDLEVLAQIDDLSGLIAGKAMDC; encoded by the coding sequence ATGCAATCGAGGCTGCCCGCTGATGTGCGACGCGCACAACTGGTGCAGTCTGCGATCGATGTCGCCGAGCGGGTCGGCATCGAGTCCCTGACCGTGCGCGCTCTCTCGGAGCATGCGGAGGTCACCAAGGGCATCGTGCAGTACCACTTCGAGACCAAGCAGGATCTGGTGATCGCGATGGGCGAGCACCTCATCGTCGACGTCACCGAGATTCTGCACGCCGCGTTGGACAGTGCCGTGGGCACGCGCGAACTCCCGGGCGTCCGTGGCCTGCGAGAGCTGGTGCACGGCGGTCTGAGCGCGGTGTGGTTGCTGATCGAGAAGTCACCGGATCGGCAGTTGCTCGCCTACGAGATCAAGACCTATCTGCTGCGTCATCGCGCGCTCGGGTCCGCCACGGCCGCCGAGATCGCCAGTGGGCAGTACCGAATCCGAGACTCCGAGGCCCGGTTGTTCTTCGAGAAGTGTTCCGCTCACACCGGTACGCGCTGGCTCGAGCCGGTGGCCTCGATCGCGCGTTTCGGAATGGCCACCCTCGACGGGCTGGTGCTGCGGTGGTTGGTCGACGGCGACGATCTCGAGGTGCTGGCGCAGATCGACGACCTGTCGGGGCTGATCGCGGGCAAGGCCATGGACTGCTGA
- a CDS encoding D-arabinono-1,4-lactone oxidase, with translation MIERSWQNWAGNQHAFPAKRSEPRSVDELRAVLAGAVERSRTVRCVGAGHSFTPIAVTNGVQIGLDSLRGIESVVRSDDGSARVTVLAGTRLRELTARLWDLGLAMTNLGDIDEQSVAGAISTGTHGTGGRFGGIATQVCAVELMTADGELVQCSRAENTELFDAARIGLGALGVITRVTLECVPAFALRAVEEPSTLRATMADLDATVAGVDHFEFYWFPHTDRVLTKRNTRLPGDAVLKPLGKVRSYIDDELLSNTVFEGLNRMVTRMPALIPRVNAISARALSAREHTDRSYRVFASSRTVRFVEMEYAVPAAEIGWVLREVNRWLERSSTAIAFPVEVRFAAADDIWLSTAYGRPTAYIAVHQYHRRDHREYFDAVEAICRSVDGRPHWGKLHSLGGDELRDTYEHFEDFLRVRDSMDPGKLFGSEYLERLLS, from the coding sequence ATGATCGAGCGGTCGTGGCAGAACTGGGCGGGCAATCAACACGCTTTTCCGGCGAAGCGCTCCGAGCCCAGGTCGGTGGACGAGCTGCGCGCCGTGCTGGCGGGTGCCGTCGAACGATCGCGCACAGTGCGGTGCGTCGGGGCCGGCCATTCCTTCACTCCGATCGCGGTCACCAACGGCGTCCAGATCGGTCTGGATTCGCTGCGCGGCATCGAATCCGTTGTGCGCAGCGACGACGGTTCTGCCCGGGTGACGGTGCTCGCGGGCACTCGGCTGCGCGAGCTGACCGCGCGGTTGTGGGACCTCGGCCTGGCCATGACCAACCTCGGCGACATCGACGAACAGTCCGTCGCCGGAGCCATCTCCACGGGTACTCACGGAACGGGAGGCCGTTTCGGCGGCATCGCCACCCAGGTGTGCGCAGTGGAACTGATGACCGCGGACGGCGAACTCGTGCAGTGCTCTCGCGCGGAGAACACAGAACTGTTCGACGCCGCCCGCATCGGTCTCGGTGCACTCGGCGTCATCACCCGAGTCACGCTCGAGTGCGTTCCGGCCTTCGCCCTACGAGCCGTGGAAGAGCCGTCGACGTTGCGGGCAACCATGGCCGATCTCGATGCGACCGTCGCAGGCGTCGACCACTTCGAGTTCTACTGGTTTCCGCACACCGACCGCGTGCTGACCAAACGCAACACCCGGCTACCCGGCGATGCCGTGTTGAAGCCGCTGGGAAAGGTGCGCTCGTACATCGACGACGAGCTGTTGTCCAACACGGTCTTCGAGGGTCTCAACCGCATGGTGACGCGAATGCCGGCCCTGATTCCCCGGGTCAACGCGATCTCGGCCCGAGCGTTGTCGGCTCGCGAGCACACCGACCGCTCGTATCGGGTGTTCGCGTCGTCGCGGACCGTCAGGTTCGTCGAGATGGAGTACGCCGTGCCTGCGGCCGAGATCGGCTGGGTGCTGCGCGAGGTGAATCGCTGGCTCGAGCGGTCTTCGACAGCCATCGCGTTCCCTGTCGAAGTGCGCTTCGCCGCGGCCGACGACATCTGGCTCTCCACCGCGTACGGACGCCCGACGGCCTACATCGCCGTGCACCAGTACCACCGCCGCGATCACCGCGAATACTTCGATGCAGTCGAGGCCATCTGCCGCAGCGTCGACGGGCGACCGCACTGGGGCAAACTGCACTCCCTCGGCGGCGACGAGCTGCGTGATACCTACGAACACTTCGAAGATTTCCTGCGCGTCCGCGATTCGATGGACCCGGGGAAGCTGTTCGGCAGCGAGTACCTCGAGCGTCTGCTGTCGTGA
- a CDS encoding molybdopterin-dependent oxidoreductase — protein sequence MSTGKRALSGIVAAGVVLGVGELIAVPIGPNSSPLTAVGSSAVDHSPAPIREWAIDTFGTSDKLALFVGMAVVIGAIAAAAGIARKPIGAVVFAALGVVGVLAAATRPDATAFYAVPTIGGVVVGIVVLHALIGAAAPATEGMNRRSFLTLAAGAAVLGVVAGTAGRMLTSARAVTADRLGFMLPTPTPQPPIPAGADLKIDGLASYITPNDDFYRIDTALVVPRVASDTWSLRIHGMVDREIELTFADLAQRQAVEKTVTLTCVSNIVGGDLVGNATWIGYPLKDILEEAGISPDADMALSSSSDAFTAGTPLEVLLDGRDALLAVGMNGAPLPVEHGYPARLVVPGLYGYVSATKWVTDIEITRFDSATAYWTDRGWGARGPIKTASRIDTPRSGSSVPAGRTVIAGVAWDQHTGIDAVEVQVDEGNWVPTTLSEEYSKDTWRQWTVELDLPAGQHSIRARATNSAGELQTNQTADTVPDGATGYPRISVTAS from the coding sequence GTGAGCACAGGAAAACGCGCGCTGTCCGGCATCGTCGCCGCCGGGGTGGTCCTCGGCGTCGGTGAATTGATCGCCGTCCCCATCGGACCCAACTCGTCACCGCTGACTGCCGTCGGGTCCTCGGCCGTCGACCACAGTCCGGCCCCGATCCGTGAATGGGCCATCGACACGTTCGGCACCTCCGACAAGCTCGCGCTGTTCGTCGGCATGGCCGTGGTGATCGGAGCGATTGCCGCAGCGGCCGGAATCGCCCGCAAGCCGATCGGTGCGGTGGTGTTCGCCGCACTGGGCGTTGTGGGCGTACTCGCGGCAGCGACTCGCCCCGACGCGACGGCCTTCTACGCAGTCCCGACCATCGGCGGCGTCGTCGTGGGCATCGTCGTACTGCACGCCCTCATCGGTGCCGCCGCGCCTGCGACCGAGGGCATGAACCGACGCAGCTTCCTCACCCTCGCCGCCGGTGCCGCGGTACTCGGCGTCGTCGCCGGAACAGCCGGACGAATGCTCACCTCGGCCCGAGCAGTCACCGCCGATCGACTCGGCTTCATGCTGCCCACGCCGACCCCGCAACCCCCGATACCGGCGGGGGCGGACCTGAAGATCGACGGCCTCGCGTCGTACATCACCCCGAACGACGACTTCTACCGCATCGACACCGCACTGGTCGTACCGCGGGTGGCGTCGGATACGTGGTCGTTGCGGATCCACGGCATGGTGGACCGCGAGATCGAGCTGACGTTCGCCGACCTTGCGCAAAGACAAGCAGTGGAAAAGACCGTCACCCTGACTTGCGTGTCCAACATCGTCGGCGGTGATCTCGTGGGCAACGCAACGTGGATCGGCTACCCGCTCAAGGACATTCTCGAAGAAGCAGGCATCTCCCCCGACGCAGACATGGCGCTGTCGTCGAGCAGTGACGCCTTCACCGCGGGCACTCCCCTCGAGGTTCTGCTCGACGGCCGCGACGCCCTGCTGGCGGTCGGCATGAACGGCGCACCGCTGCCCGTCGAGCACGGCTACCCGGCGCGGCTCGTCGTCCCCGGTCTGTACGGATACGTCTCGGCGACCAAGTGGGTCACCGACATCGAGATCACCCGATTCGACAGCGCGACGGCATACTGGACCGACCGCGGCTGGGGCGCACGCGGACCGATCAAGACGGCCTCGCGAATCGACACTCCACGATCGGGCAGTTCCGTGCCCGCCGGGCGGACCGTGATCGCGGGCGTCGCCTGGGACCAACACACCGGCATCGACGCCGTGGAAGTGCAAGTGGACGAGGGCAACTGGGTGCCGACAACACTGTCGGAGGAGTACTCCAAGGACACCTGGCGGCAATGGACTGTAGAACTCGACCTACCCGCAGGCCAACACTCGATCCGAGCGCGCGCCACCAACTCCGCAGGCGAGCTACAGACCAACCAGACCGCCGACACCGTTCCCGACGGTGCCACCGGCTACCCGCGAATCTCGGTGACGGCGAGCTGA
- a CDS encoding adenosine deaminase codes for MSTDQLAELHLHIEGSLEPPLIFELAERNGLSLPYNDIDGLRAKYEFTDLQSFLDLYYANMAVLRTGEDFADLARAYFRRTAQAGVTHAEIFFDPQAHTERGVPLEAVVDGLADACASSEREFGVTSGLIASILRDKPVLHANQLLDDLLAMQAPIIGLGLDSAEVGYPPSLFVDVFAKARAEGLHVVAHAGEEGPPDYIWQALDLLKVERIDHGVRCLEDEALVNRLVEEQIPLTVCPLSNVRLKVIDNVGQLPLRQMLERGLLVSINSDDPAYFGGYVDDNFSALEAGMGLTGAERKQLAENSIRASFQTV; via the coding sequence GTGAGTACTGACCAGCTGGCCGAACTGCACCTGCACATCGAGGGGTCACTCGAACCTCCGCTGATATTCGAGCTCGCCGAGCGCAACGGATTGTCGTTGCCGTACAACGACATCGACGGACTGCGCGCGAAGTACGAGTTCACCGACCTGCAGTCGTTCCTGGATCTGTACTACGCGAACATGGCCGTGCTGCGCACGGGCGAGGATTTCGCCGACCTCGCCCGGGCCTACTTCCGCCGCACCGCGCAGGCCGGGGTGACGCACGCGGAGATCTTCTTCGATCCGCAGGCGCACACCGAGCGCGGTGTCCCCCTCGAGGCCGTCGTCGACGGATTGGCCGACGCCTGCGCTTCCAGCGAGCGCGAGTTCGGCGTCACCAGTGGGTTGATCGCGTCGATCCTGCGAGACAAGCCGGTGCTGCACGCCAATCAACTGCTGGACGATCTATTGGCGATGCAGGCCCCGATCATCGGTCTCGGTCTCGATTCCGCAGAGGTGGGCTATCCGCCGTCGCTGTTCGTGGACGTGTTCGCCAAGGCGCGCGCCGAGGGGTTGCACGTCGTCGCCCACGCCGGCGAAGAGGGGCCGCCCGATTACATCTGGCAGGCACTGGACCTGCTGAAGGTCGAGCGCATCGACCACGGTGTGCGGTGCCTCGAAGACGAGGCGCTGGTGAATCGACTTGTCGAGGAACAGATTCCGCTCACCGTGTGCCCGCTGTCCAACGTCCGGCTCAAGGTGATCGACAATGTCGGGCAGCTACCGCTGCGGCAGATGCTCGAGCGCGGACTTCTCGTGTCGATCAATTCCGACGATCCCGCCTACTTCGGTGGCTACGTCGACGACAACTTCTCTGCCCTCGAAGCGGGAATGGGCCTCACCGGGGCCGAGCGAAAGCAGTTGGCCGAGAACTCGATCCGCGCGAGCTTCCAGACTGTCTAG
- a CDS encoding enoyl-CoA hydratase/isomerase family protein, producing the protein MADAPTSLVRTTTAAGAEVAVLTFDHGPLNLFDQAMFDAVVADVADLVARPPRAVLLRAEGKVNSAGVDVHVFEGLSAAQGADLWSGLFAQIAHPLEALPCPVIYAAHGLTLTAAFEISLACDIILAGPKAKFGLVETVVGLTPSMGGPQRLAERAGSGRARELVMTGDLYDAQTLKEWGVVNQIHDDVDAAALALAHRLADGPTVAHAATKQIVAAWRSGGVAHADEITSEVSGALFETEDLRGAVKSFLEVGPGKATYTGK; encoded by the coding sequence ATGGCTGACGCACCCACTTCGCTCGTTCGTACCACCACCGCGGCAGGCGCCGAGGTCGCCGTCCTCACCTTCGATCACGGCCCGCTCAACCTCTTCGATCAGGCCATGTTCGACGCGGTGGTCGCTGATGTCGCCGATCTCGTCGCGCGACCTCCGCGGGCGGTATTGCTGCGCGCCGAGGGCAAGGTGAACTCCGCGGGTGTCGACGTGCATGTCTTCGAGGGCCTGTCCGCCGCGCAGGGTGCCGATCTGTGGAGTGGTCTGTTCGCGCAGATTGCTCATCCGCTCGAGGCGCTGCCCTGCCCGGTGATCTACGCCGCGCACGGTCTGACGCTCACCGCGGCATTCGAGATCTCGCTGGCGTGCGACATCATTCTTGCCGGTCCCAAGGCCAAGTTCGGTCTGGTCGAGACCGTCGTCGGGTTGACGCCGTCGATGGGAGGGCCGCAGCGCCTCGCCGAGCGGGCCGGTTCGGGTCGTGCTCGGGAGCTCGTCATGACCGGTGACCTGTACGACGCGCAGACGCTGAAGGAGTGGGGCGTGGTCAATCAGATCCATGACGACGTCGACGCCGCGGCGCTCGCTCTGGCACATCGACTGGCCGACGGACCCACCGTCGCGCATGCGGCAACGAAACAGATTGTGGCAGCGTGGCGTTCGGGCGGTGTGGCCCATGCGGACGAGATCACCTCGGAGGTCTCCGGCGCACTGTTCGAGACAGAGGATCTGCGGGGTGCGGTGAAGAGCTTCCTCGAGGTCGGTCCGGGCAAGGCGACGTACACGGGCAAGTAG
- a CDS encoding acyl-CoA dehydrogenase family protein, whose translation MKRSLFEADHEDFRASVREFVTRTITPVEEKLVEQRYIDREIWLEAGRNGFLGLEVPEEYGGSGAEDYRFNAVLAEELARSSAAVASCFGIHVDIVAPYLVKLTTEEQKKRWLPGFCSGEILTAIAMTEPSGGSDLAALKTTAVKDGDDFIINGSKTFITNGNSADLVIVATRTTPEKKAKGITLFAVENGTEGFSRGRKLDKVGQPESDTAELFFENVRVPSSNMIGEFDGGFIHMMQLLPQERISCSVANLGHVRPILEETLQYAKDRKAFGQQIGSLQWNKFLLAELVTKLDVAQAYIDNCIAAHGIGELTAIDAAKAKWWSSQVQNEILDHCVQLHGGYGFMNEYRAARAWKDARVTKIWAGSNEIMKELIGRDLGL comes from the coding sequence ATGAAGCGCAGCCTGTTCGAGGCCGATCACGAGGACTTCCGTGCGTCGGTGCGCGAGTTCGTCACCCGTACCATCACACCGGTCGAGGAGAAGCTCGTCGAACAGCGGTACATCGACCGGGAGATCTGGCTCGAAGCAGGACGGAACGGCTTCCTCGGACTCGAAGTGCCGGAAGAATACGGCGGCAGCGGAGCCGAGGACTACCGATTCAACGCCGTCCTCGCCGAGGAACTCGCCCGCTCGAGTGCCGCGGTGGCGTCGTGCTTCGGTATTCACGTCGACATCGTCGCGCCCTACCTGGTCAAGCTCACCACCGAGGAGCAGAAGAAGCGCTGGCTCCCCGGCTTCTGCAGCGGCGAGATCCTCACCGCGATCGCGATGACCGAACCGTCCGGCGGCTCCGACCTGGCCGCGCTGAAGACCACCGCCGTCAAGGACGGCGACGACTTCATCATCAACGGTTCGAAGACCTTCATCACCAACGGCAATTCCGCAGACCTCGTCATCGTCGCCACCCGAACGACGCCGGAGAAGAAGGCCAAGGGCATCACGCTCTTCGCCGTCGAGAACGGCACCGAAGGATTCTCCCGCGGCCGCAAGCTCGACAAGGTCGGCCAGCCCGAATCCGACACGGCCGAGCTGTTCTTCGAGAACGTGCGCGTCCCGAGCTCGAACATGATCGGCGAATTCGACGGCGGCTTCATCCACATGATGCAGCTGCTCCCCCAGGAACGGATCAGCTGCTCGGTGGCCAACCTCGGACACGTCCGCCCCATCCTCGAAGAGACGCTGCAATACGCCAAGGATCGCAAGGCGTTCGGCCAGCAGATCGGCTCACTGCAGTGGAACAAGTTCCTGCTCGCCGAGCTCGTCACCAAACTCGATGTGGCACAGGCGTACATCGACAACTGCATCGCCGCGCACGGCATCGGTGAACTGACGGCCATCGACGCCGCCAAGGCGAAGTGGTGGAGCTCGCAGGTACAGAACGAAATCCTCGACCACTGCGTCCAGCTGCACGGCGGCTACGGATTCATGAACGAATACCGTGCCGCTCGGGCATGGAAAGACGCTCGCGTGACCAAGATCTGGGCCGGATCGAACGAAATCATGAAGGAACTCATCGGCCGCGATCTGGGCCTGTAG
- a CDS encoding DHA2 family efflux MFS transporter permease subunit, translating to MNVVETAPPQREIKPWPALWALCLGFFMILVDTTIVAVAQPAILAGLNTDINNVIWVTSAYLLAYAVPLLVTGRLGDKFGPRNLYIAGLVLFTLASAWCGLSGSIEMLIAARAVQGIGAAMITPQTMAVITRVFPAEKRGTAMGAWGAVAGVATLVGPILGGVLVDSLGWEWIFFINLPVGVVAIALALRFVPVLPTNDHKFDLLGVAMSAIGLFCIVFGIQEGQKYDWGTGIWILIGVGLLVFAGFVYWQAVNKREPLVPLALFRDRNFSLSNIGIAAMGFAMSGMMLPIMFYAQSVTGLTPTRSALLFVPMALLTGILAPNVGRLVDRTHPRYIAGSGLFILAASLLWFAYEMTPTTAIWKLLLPVAAMGVANALIWSPLAATATRNLPMSQAGAGSGIYNTTRMIGSVLGSAGIGALIQSRLAAELPTGGSASEANEFAGRVPEMLRDGFTTAMAQSLILPAAVLIVGMIAVCFYARPAFK from the coding sequence ATGAACGTCGTCGAGACCGCTCCGCCGCAACGAGAGATCAAACCCTGGCCCGCCCTGTGGGCGCTGTGCCTCGGTTTCTTCATGATTCTGGTCGACACCACCATCGTGGCCGTCGCTCAGCCGGCCATCCTCGCGGGCCTGAACACCGACATCAACAACGTCATCTGGGTGACCAGCGCGTATCTGCTGGCCTATGCGGTGCCGCTGCTCGTCACCGGGCGTCTCGGTGACAAGTTCGGTCCCAGAAACCTCTACATCGCCGGCCTCGTCCTGTTCACACTCGCGTCGGCATGGTGTGGCCTCTCCGGGTCCATCGAGATGCTCATCGCGGCTCGTGCAGTCCAGGGCATCGGTGCTGCGATGATCACCCCGCAGACGATGGCCGTGATCACCCGGGTGTTCCCCGCCGAGAAGCGCGGAACGGCCATGGGGGCGTGGGGTGCCGTCGCAGGCGTGGCGACACTCGTAGGCCCGATCCTCGGCGGCGTCCTGGTCGACTCCCTCGGCTGGGAGTGGATCTTCTTCATCAATCTGCCGGTCGGCGTCGTCGCAATTGCGTTGGCGCTCAGGTTCGTTCCTGTTCTGCCCACGAACGACCACAAGTTCGATCTCCTCGGTGTCGCAATGAGCGCAATCGGACTGTTCTGCATCGTGTTCGGCATCCAGGAGGGTCAGAAGTACGACTGGGGGACGGGTATCTGGATCCTCATCGGCGTCGGACTGCTCGTCTTCGCCGGGTTCGTCTACTGGCAGGCGGTGAACAAGCGCGAACCGCTGGTTCCGTTGGCGCTCTTCCGCGATCGCAACTTCTCGCTGTCCAACATCGGTATCGCCGCAATGGGTTTCGCGATGTCCGGCATGATGCTGCCGATCATGTTCTACGCACAGAGCGTCACCGGGCTCACCCCGACACGTTCGGCTTTGCTGTTCGTGCCGATGGCCCTGCTGACCGGCATTCTTGCACCCAATGTCGGCAGGCTCGTCGACAGGACCCATCCCCGCTACATCGCCGGTTCGGGACTGTTCATTCTGGCCGCGTCGCTGCTGTGGTTCGCCTACGAGATGACACCCACCACCGCGATCTGGAAGTTGCTGCTCCCCGTCGCAGCGATGGGTGTGGCGAATGCGTTGATCTGGTCACCGCTGGCCGCCACGGCGACGCGCAATCTGCCGATGAGCCAGGCCGGCGCGGGCTCGGGCATCTACAACACCACCCGCATGATCGGCTCCGTGCTCGGTAGTGCGGGCATCGGCGCGCTCATCCAATCGCGCTTGGCCGCCGAACTACCTACCGGTGGATCGGCATCGGAGGCAAACGAATTCGCCGGCCGAGTGCCCGAGATGCTGCGTGACGGCTTCACCACCGCAATGGCGCAGTCGCTGATTCTGCCCGCTGCCGTGTTGATCGTCGGCATGATTGCGGTCTGCTTCTACGCTCGGCCTGCGTTCAAGTAG
- a CDS encoding PadR family transcriptional regulator: MRDGAVNPLGVSVLALLSEGPMHPYEMYQLLLSRKEDRIVKIRPGSLYHAVTRLHERELVTEVGTDRGGNRPERTTYEITPAGRRVLTDRLAEILRTPVREYPQFVLGLSEMHNLSASEAVAHLRGRIEDLAEDIAELAGYQQLAADRKVSEIYWAGIDYLHHMQSAEVSWLTRYIERIDSGDLPWPHDISAQHTTLTDRNQEST; encoded by the coding sequence ATGCGGGATGGAGCGGTCAATCCCCTGGGCGTATCGGTGCTCGCCTTGCTGTCGGAAGGTCCGATGCATCCCTACGAGATGTATCAACTTCTGTTGTCGCGCAAAGAGGATCGCATCGTCAAGATCCGCCCCGGATCGCTCTATCACGCGGTGACCAGGCTGCACGAGCGTGAGCTGGTCACCGAAGTGGGTACGGACCGCGGTGGCAACCGTCCGGAACGCACGACCTACGAGATCACGCCCGCTGGACGTCGAGTGCTCACCGATCGACTTGCGGAGATTCTTCGAACTCCGGTGCGCGAGTATCCGCAATTCGTTCTCGGTCTTTCCGAGATGCACAACCTGTCGGCGTCCGAGGCTGTCGCCCATCTGCGCGGCCGCATCGAAGACCTGGCCGAGGATATCGCGGAGCTGGCCGGCTACCAGCAGCTTGCCGCAGACCGGAAGGTCTCCGAAATCTATTGGGCCGGAATCGATTACCTCCACCATATGCAGTCCGCGGAGGTGAGCTGGTTGACCCGATACATCGAACGTATCGACAGCGGCGATCTCCCGTGGCCGCACGACATTTCCGCACAGCACACGACGCTGACGGATCGGAACCAGGAGAGCACATGA
- a CDS encoding cold-shock protein: MTQGSVKWFNGEKGFGFIEQDGGGPDVFVHYSEIQGSGFKSLDEGQRVEFEVGQGQKGPQATGVRAI; encoded by the coding sequence ATGACGCAGGGCAGTGTGAAGTGGTTCAACGGCGAAAAGGGCTTCGGCTTCATCGAGCAGGATGGTGGCGGACCGGACGTTTTCGTTCATTACTCGGAGATTCAGGGTAGCGGCTTCAAGTCGCTCGACGAGGGCCAGCGCGTGGAGTTCGAGGTGGGCCAGGGTCAGAAGGGCCCCCAGGCTACCGGCGTCCGCGCCATCTGA
- a CDS encoding GNAT family N-acetyltransferase — protein MDFPLLDAGPFDSHRLDIVRLAWCRRLQLDDRALDTDADRVEHVGATEDITVLRLAETTVIVGPSWAVEASRAIAGHAGTDRTWISLLLGDRSERYEIGSHMLAYGSDIGHTIDVHDPLISHDAEHARNLAAHCSDADVAEAFGEPVSRHWFTLLGDDRPADSARSLASAGYSEEQLILADMRVLTDPDHRRRGHAQVVGRLATNDAIDDGLIPQWRSRPENASARRLAARLGYVEIGACHTAVPRADRD, from the coding sequence GTGGATTTTCCCCTTCTCGATGCCGGCCCGTTCGATTCCCACCGACTCGACATCGTCCGCCTGGCCTGGTGTCGCCGGTTGCAGCTGGACGATCGCGCCCTCGACACCGACGCCGACCGCGTCGAACATGTCGGTGCCACCGAGGACATCACCGTGCTGCGACTGGCCGAGACCACCGTGATCGTCGGTCCGTCCTGGGCCGTCGAAGCATCACGCGCGATCGCCGGCCACGCCGGTACCGACCGAACCTGGATCTCGTTGCTGCTGGGTGACCGCTCGGAGCGCTACGAGATCGGCAGTCACATGCTGGCCTACGGCTCGGACATCGGCCACACCATCGACGTACACGACCCGCTGATCTCCCACGATGCGGAACACGCACGCAACCTCGCCGCGCACTGCAGTGACGCCGACGTCGCCGAAGCATTCGGCGAACCGGTCTCGCGACACTGGTTCACATTGCTCGGCGACGACCGACCGGCGGACTCGGCGCGCTCCCTCGCCTCGGCCGGCTACTCGGAAGAGCAACTGATCCTGGCCGACATGCGGGTCCTGACGGACCCGGACCATCGCCGACGGGGCCACGCCCAGGTGGTCGGCAGGTTGGCAACCAACGACGCCATCGACGACGGCCTGATTCCGCAGTGGCGATCGCGACCCGAGAACGCCAGTGCTCGACGCCTCGCCGCGCGGCTGGGTTACGTGGAGATCGGCGCGTGTCACACCGCCGTACCGCGCGCTGATCGAGATTGA